Proteins co-encoded in one Cytobacillus sp. NJ13 genomic window:
- the ybaK gene encoding Cys-tRNA(Pro) deacylase yields the protein MAKGKTNAMRMLDAQKMDYGLITYDNQDGKIDGVSVAAKIGKDPEAVYKTLVAQGHSKQIYVFIIPVAEELDLKKAAKAAGEKKVEMIPVKDIQKLTGYIRGGCSPVGMKKQYPSFIDAKASELDLMIVSGGKIGMQMELKAEDLQKAIGAKLADLIK from the coding sequence ATGGCGAAGGGTAAAACAAATGCGATGCGTATGCTGGATGCTCAGAAAATGGATTACGGACTGATTACATATGACAATCAGGACGGTAAAATCGATGGGGTTTCAGTTGCAGCGAAGATTGGCAAAGATCCTGAAGCTGTCTATAAAACCTTAGTTGCTCAAGGCCACAGCAAGCAGATCTATGTTTTTATCATTCCGGTGGCAGAAGAGCTTGATTTGAAAAAAGCCGCTAAAGCAGCCGGCGAAAAGAAAGTGGAAATGATTCCGGTCAAAGATATCCAGAAGCTGACCGGCTACATACGCGGCGGCTGCTCCCCGGTCGGAATGAAAAAGCAGTATCCCTCTTTCATTGATGCAAAGGCATCGGAACTGGATCTGATGATTGTCAGCGGAGGTAAAATCGGCATGCAGATGGAGCTCAAAGCGGAAGACTTGCAGAAGGCAATCGGAGCTAAACTGGCAGATTTAATTAAATAA
- a CDS encoding PRK06851 family protein — MAGKILKYFAGGNTARGFHNLFESNLQGLDRLFILKGGPGTGKSSLMKAIGAELSEKGYDLEYIYCSSDSQSIDGVIIPSLKAGIVDGTAPHVIEPKAPGAVEEYINLGEAWDSRALAAKREEITLLSGQISNSFAAAYDTFAEALRIHDEWEKIYIENMNFQKADELTKKLISAFYGNTKLNKTPSVKHRYLGAATPIGAVDFVPNLTEDIQKRYFIKGRPGSGKSTMLKKLAAEAENRGFDIEIYHCGFDPHSLDMIIVRELGLAIFDSTAPHEYFPNRDGDEIVDMYEITINSGTDEIFAEQLKDISTRYKNKMTEAISYLARAKTQRDTLENIYVSAMDFTVVDRIKDKVRTELLLISEKVSIRE, encoded by the coding sequence GTGGCTGGGAAAATATTAAAATACTTCGCCGGCGGGAATACAGCCCGGGGGTTCCACAATTTATTCGAATCGAACCTGCAGGGGCTTGATCGCTTATTCATTTTAAAAGGCGGCCCAGGAACAGGCAAATCATCCCTGATGAAAGCAATCGGAGCGGAACTATCCGAAAAAGGCTATGACCTTGAATACATTTATTGCTCTTCTGACAGTCAATCAATCGATGGTGTGATCATTCCTTCTTTAAAAGCAGGCATTGTCGACGGAACAGCGCCGCATGTGATTGAACCGAAAGCACCCGGAGCTGTCGAAGAATATATTAATCTCGGAGAAGCTTGGGATTCAAGGGCGTTAGCTGCGAAAAGAGAAGAAATCACTTTACTGTCTGGTCAGATCAGCAATTCCTTTGCTGCGGCTTACGACACATTTGCCGAAGCATTGAGAATCCATGATGAATGGGAAAAAATCTATATAGAAAATATGAATTTCCAGAAGGCGGATGAATTGACGAAGAAGCTGATCTCCGCCTTCTATGGAAATACAAAATTGAATAAGACTCCATCTGTGAAACACCGTTATTTAGGGGCAGCCACTCCGATCGGAGCGGTGGATTTTGTGCCGAATCTTACGGAGGATATTCAAAAAAGGTACTTCATTAAAGGGCGTCCGGGTTCCGGGAAGTCAACGATGCTGAAAAAGCTGGCAGCAGAAGCTGAAAACCGCGGATTTGATATTGAAATCTATCATTGCGGGTTTGATCCTCACAGCCTGGACATGATCATTGTACGCGAACTGGGCCTCGCTATCTTCGACAGCACGGCACCGCATGAGTATTTTCCGAATCGTGATGGGGATGAAATCGTCGACATGTATGAAATTACGATCAATTCGGGCACAGATGAAATCTTTGCTGAACAGCTAAAGGATATCAGCACCCGTTATAAAAATAAAATGACTGAAGCCATATCCTATCTGGCACGTGCAAAAACCCAGCGGGACACGCTGGAAAACATCTATGTAAGCGCCATGGACTTTACAGTGGTTGACCGGATTAAAGACAAGGTCCGCACTGAGCTGCTGCTGATTTCAGAGAAAGTCTCAATACGGGAATAG